The Methylococcus sp. Mc7 genomic sequence CGTGGATTGCCCGCCCGGCTTCAACAGCGCCAAGGCGTTCATCGTGCCCGATCTGGTGCTGCTGGTGAACGGCATCCCGCTGGTGGTGGCGGAATGTAAGAGCCCGTCCATCCCCGAGCCGCTGGCCGAGGCCGTCGACCAACTGCGCCGCTACAGCAACCAGCGCAAGGCCGCCTTCGAAATCGACGACAACGAAGGCAACGAGGCGCTGTTCGCCACCAACCAGTTGCTGGTGGCCACCAGTTTCGACGAGGCGCGGGTGGGCAGCGTGGGCTCGGCTTTCGAGCACTTTGCCCAGTGGAAAACGGTGGTCGGCCCCGATGGCACCGGCAGCGAGATCGAGGTGGCCGAACGCTTAAGCAAGCCCAGCCTGTCGGAGCAGGAGCGCCTGATCGCCGGCATGCTGACGCCGGTGCACCTGCTGGATGTGGTGAAGCACTTCCTGCTGTTCATGCAGGTGGGCGGCCAGACCATCAAGTCGGTGTGCCGGTACCAGCAGTACCGGGCGGTGAACCGCGCCATCGCCCGCTCAAGACCGGCCAAACCCGCCTTCAGCACGGCGAGCACGATCAGCGCGGCGGCATCATCTGGCACACCCAGGGCTCGGGCAAATCACTCACGATGGTGTTCCTGGTGCGCAAGATGCGTGCGGAGGCGCAACTGCGGCGCTTCAAGGTCATCGTCGTCACCGATCGCAAGGACCTGCAGACCCAGCTCTCCGTCACCGCCACGCTCACCGGCGAGGTGGTGGAAGTGGCGGACAGCACGGCCGGCGTGAAAGCGCTGGCTCGGCGCAAGGGGCCGGGGCTGATCTTCGCCACCATCCAGAAATACCGCGACAGCGACACGGCGGGCGATGCGCCGCTGACGGTGGACGACTTGCCGAAAGCGAAAGAGCCGAAAGCCGGCTACAAGGCCGGCGAGGCTACTTCCAATGGCGCGTTTGCCAAGGCAAACGCTTTCGAGGTGCTGAACGAGGACGACGGCATCCTCGTGCTGGTGGACGAGGCGCACCGCACCCAGGCGGGCGACCTGCACGCCAACCTGCTGGCCGGCTTGCCCAACTGCGCGCGCATCGGCTTCACCGGCACGCCGATCATCATGGCCGAGAAAGACCGCCTGCAACGACAGGTGCCGCGCAAGGCGTTTGTCGGTGGCGAGGGCTTTCTTTACCTCGGGCGCAGCCACCGGCTGAAGCTGGTTGACGCGCAGGACGCGCCCCTCAAGCTGGCCGGCGGGCGCTTCTGCCTGCGCCATGATGCCTTGCCCGGTGCGCGCGAGCACTTCATCCGGTGGTACAGCGAGCGCGCCAAGGCTTGGCTGTCGAGCCGCGTGGCCGACTACCAGAGCCGGATGGAGGTGAGACCGGCCGGCGTGAAAGTGCAGGACCTGGGCTACCGCTGGGGCTCGTGTGGCAAGGGCGACTGGCTGTACTTCCACTGGAAGGCGATCTTGCTGCCGGCGCGTATCGCCGAGTACGTGGTGGTGCACGAGATCGCCCATCTGCACGAGCCGCACCACACCCCGGCGTTCTGGCGGAGAGTGGAGCGCACGATGCCGGATTACGCCCAGCGCAAGGCCTGGCTGGCCGAGCACGGAATCGACGTCGAAGGAATCTGAAACCGGTTTTGCCTCGCGATTTCCTTCCCCGGATAGAGGCCATCGATGCGCGCGCGCCGGAGATCGTTCGGTCCGGCCGTCAGAGCCATTGCCGCTCGGCTTCGGCGCGCAGCCGGCCCCACAACGCGCCCGGCGGCAGGTCGAACAGAGAGTAGGCGCGGGCCTTGAGTCCCGGCAGGGCGCGCGCAGCAGCCGCCATGCACTGCGCGCTGAGCGCCAGTTCCGAAACGCGGGCCTCGAACAGCAGCATCTGGTGGGCCGTGCGTGCCGCCGTGCCGTAACGCTTGAGCAGGATGCCCTGTCCCTCGTCCTCCAGGGCGGAAACGTCGTCCACCTGGAATACCAGCGTTTCCTCCCCCAGGAACAGCGGATCGCCGCGGAGCGCCGCTTCCACCCGCTCGAACCCGGCACCCTCGTCCAGCTCCACGTACAGATAGCGCTGCTGTTTGCCGCCGGGGACGTGCAGCTCGGTGCACAGCGCATCCTTCACGCCCGGCACGGCTCGGGCCACCGTGGAATGGTGGAGGCTGGTTCCGGCCGGCCGGTGGGTCGTCTCGGTGTCCCCTTTCGGGGTGAGCAGGGCGAAGAGGCCGCGGAACAGCGACAGCGCGCCGGGTTCCCAGCCGGCGCCGACGATGGCCGGAGTTTCGTAAAGGGCGGCCATGCGCCCCATCTCTTCCTTGTGTTCCGCGAGTTCCCGGCCCTCGAAGCGCGCGCATTCCACCACCGGGATGCCTCGCTGCAGCAGTTCGCGGGACACCTCCCGCACCTGGGCGAGCGGCACGCAGACCAGAGCGGCGTCGACCCTTCCGAGTTCGCTGACGTGGGTCACCGCCGGCCAGGCCGAGAAACGCGGGGGCAGCGGTACCGCCACCGTCTGCTGACGCCGGACGAAACCGGCCGGCACGAAATGATCGTCCAGCGCCAGAACCTCGGCGCAGGCCCGCCCCAGCCGGCCGAACCCAACGACGGCCACCCGCATCGTCTGCGGCATGGCGTGGCGGGTCACCAGCGGACCGCGTAGTTCATGACCTCGATATTCTTCTTGAAGATTTCGAGGGCGAAAGGCTGAGCGAGTTCGTAGAGATCCAGGATGGAATAGTCGATTCCCGGCCGCGCGCCTCCCTTCTTCAGGCTTTCTTCCACGTTCCTGGCCATGACCAGCAGCAGGTCGTCCAGATTTTCCGGGGCTACGGTTTCGATGTCTCGCAATAGCTGGTCGCTCATGGCGGTTCCCCCTCAAAACGGAGCGTCATCAGGATTCGCAGACCGGCGTTCATCCGATCAGGTGGTGCTTCCCTTCGACCAGCACCGAACTGGCCTGCGGTCCTTCGTCGCCCATTTCCTCGGCGAACCGTACCGGTTCGCCGATGGTCAGCCTGTCGAAGTCCGAATTCACCACGCTGTGCCGGTGAAAATAGATTTCCCGTCCATCCGGTGTCTCGATGATGCCGTAGTCCTCAGCCGGGATCAGCCGGGAAATCCGGCCGTGCGCCTGTACCTCGTGCGCCTTGACCTGGGAGCGCCGGCGCCGTCCCAGGTCTTCCAACTGCCTGCGCGCCGCATCGAAGGCATCGCGGATCGCGACGTAGGCGTCCTCGTGGGCATGATCGAGTCCCGGGTCCCGGCTGACGGCCAGTTCATGGCCGGGCACGGTGAGATCGATCCGCACGTGGTAGACATTGCCTTGATGGTGGTGCCTGTGGGACGCCTCGACCATGACCCGGCAGCTCATGATCCCGTCGTAGAACGAATCCAGCTTCCCGACCCGCTCCAGGATGTTCCGCTCCATCGCTTCGGACGGCGACATGTTTCGAAACGTGATCTGCGGCGAAAGTTTCATCTCTCCCCCCACTCATTTCGGTTTGATATCCAACGATAGACCTTTTCGGTCCGCGTCGATAGGGCCGGTATCCTCAAGTCCGGGTCGCGCTTCCCTGAGGTGCCTGGGGCTGTTTCATCAGGGCCAGCACGTATTCCACCGCACGCTGCGGCGCCTTGATTCCATGGCGGAGACGCAGTTGGCGGATTGCCTCTTCCGCCGTCTCCGGGAGGGGCTCCATGGCAGCGATGAAACCGCTCAGGTCTTCGGTGAGCGCCCAGGGATAGACGAGCCAGCGCCAGGAGACGATCCGCCGGCCGTAGTAGTCCGGCACGACAAGGGAAACCTTCTTGTGATGAAGCACCGCAACCCTGACCTCCCGAGGTTTGCAGCATCGAAGCTGCTCCAGGGCCAGTTGGAGGGTGTCGCCGGTGTCGCTGCAATCGTCGGCCAGCAGCACCCTGAGGCCGTGAACGTTCACGGGAGGCGGCGAATAACAGCGCGCCTTTTCGGTTTTTCGTGCCCCCGCCTCGTAATGGCCGATACGGATGCTTTGCAGGTCGTACAGCCCCAAGGCATCGCACAGGAGCCGCGCCGGCACGTAGCCGCCTCTGGCGATGGCCACCACGGCGTCGGGCCGGTAGCCGGAGGCGCGGATGTCCTCGGCCACGCGCAGGGACAGCCGGCTCACCTGGCTCCAGGTCACCAACTCGCAATGCATGGAGGGATCGCTCATGGCCGGTGAAGCTCGCTCGGCAGTTCCGGTCGCCGGAAGAGTCATCGAATGCAATCGGCCGGCCGGGCCGCTCGAAGCGGAGCGGATGCCGCGGGGCCGCTGTTTCCGGCCTGGCTGCCCTCAGCGGTTCCAGGACACCCGCAGGAGCGCATCCTCGTCGGTGTAGCGCGAATCCAGCTCGCCCTGGTAAGCATGCCGCAGCGCCTCCCCGACGCCATGCGCGAGATGCGTGTCCGTAAAGGTGATGACGGTGCGGTCTTCCCCTTCCTCGATGGCCATGATCCGCTCGAGCGGATGCTCCGCCCGGGCGGCGGCTTCGGTGTTGCGGACGAGGTTGAGAATTTCCGGACGGTGAGCGCCGAAGAAAGACCCGCTCAGCGTCAACTCGCCGGCCGGTACCTGATCGCGTATCCGCTGGCATGCGGGACAGAGATGCCGTTCGGCGTCCCGCGCAGCCTCGCCCCACTGCCAGCGTCCCTGATGGAAGACGGCGCCGCATTCGGGACACACCGTCGGTTCCGGCCATTTGCCCCGGGCGCGGTAGGGATCGTGCACATGCTCTTCGAACATGCTGTCCCTGCGCGGCTGGTGGGCGGGGTCGAGTCGTTTGCCGGGTCCTGTCATGGGTCACCTCGCATGGCTCAATGGGCATCGGTCCGGGGCTCATCATCGGCCCGCCTTGCCCGCCCGTCAAGCTTCGCCGTGCCGGAATGCGCGGCCGCACCCCGCCCGACCGCCGCTCGCTAGCTTATCTCGTCGATCCAGGCCATCTGGATCGCTTCCAGGATTTTCTCGTTGCATTTGTCGGCGCTGTCGGCGAAGCCGTCCAGCGCCGTGATCCATGCCAGCAGATCGGTGAAGCGGACGTATCGCGGGTCGACGTCCGAGTGCTGGTCGGCGAGGGCGGCGGCAATGTCGTAGGTGTCGTTCCATTTCATGGGGCGGTCCCGAAGTTTCGGAAGAAGCGATGCCATTGATCGAGCAAATTCGCGGCCAAGCGCCGTTATCCCGCGAAAATCCGGGACGGCGGCCGACCGGATTTGTAGTAAAGGTGACAAAGCCCCACGAAACGGAGGGTCATGTGCAATTTCCGACAAGCCGGGGTTCGTCGGCCGGTGCTTACGGCGCCGCAATTACCCACGGTTGGCGGGGTAAGGGCCGCCGTTCGCCATTGGCATGCGTTATGCCTCAGCCAAGCTGAAACCCTCGAGGAAGCCTTAAGAGTGAACGACTACCTGATGCTGCTGCTCGGCACGGCCCTGGTCAACAACGTGGTGCTGGTCAAGTTCCTGGGGCTGTGCCCTTTCATGGGCGTGTCCAGGAAGCTCGATTCGGCCATCGGCATGGGCTTTGCGACGACCTTCGTGTTGACCCTGACCGCGGTGGCGAGCTGGCTCATCGAACATTTCATACTGATGCCCCTGGGCATCGGCTTCCTTCGCATCCTTTCGTTCATCCTGGTGATCGCGGCCGTGGTCCAGTTCACCGAGATGGTGGTGAAGAAGACCAGCCCGGTCCTGTACCAGGTGCTGGGCATCTTCCTGCCGCTGATCACCACCAACTGCGCGGTGCTGGGGGTTGCGCTGCTGAACATCCAGCAGGAATACGATTTTCTTCACAGCGCCCTGTTCGGTTTCGGCTCGGCGCTGGGATTCACCCTGGTCATGGTGATTTTCGCCGGCATCCGGGAGCGGCTGGCCCTGATGAGCGTGCCCGAGGCTTTCACCGGCCCGCCCATCGCCTTCATCACGGCGGGCATCCTGTCCCTGGCATTCATGGGTTTCGCGGGTTTGGCCACGCATTGAACCAGATACCTGAAGGAGAGCATATGTACATTCTGTTCGCCATCATCAGCCTGACCGGCATGGGGCTCGCGCTGGGGTTTCTGCTCGGTGCCGCGGCGCGTTATCTGAAAGTGGAAGAAAACCCGCTGATCGACGAGATCGAGGCGATGATGCCGGGGTCGCAGTGCGGCCAGTGCGGCTATCCCGGCTGCCGCCCGGCGGCCGAGGCGCTGGTGGCGGGCGAGGCGCCGGCGACCCTGTGTCCGCCGGGCGGGCGGGCGCTGGCCGAGCAACTGGCCAACAAGCTGTCGATCGATCTGGATCTGTCCGAGGTGGAGGATCAGGTGCCGATGGTGGCGCGGGTGGACGAATCCACCTGCATCGGCTGCGCCCGTTGCTACAAGGTGTGTCCGACCGATGCCCTGGTGGGCGCGCCCAAGCAGATCCATGCCGTGATTTCCGACGCCTGCACCGCTTGCGGCAAGTGCGTGGACGTCTGCCCGACCGAATGCCTGCGGCTCCACCCCATCAAGGTGACGCTGCGCAACTGGCGCTGGCCCAGTCCGGACACGGTCACGGCGAAGGCGGCTTGACCATGGCGGCCTTCAGCTTCCTCTCGTTCGGAGCCTCCGGCAAGATTCGCGGCGGCGTCCATCCCGAGCCGCGCAAGGAATCCACTTCCGACCGGCCCATCGAAACCGCGTTCCCGCTGCCGAAGCGGCTCTACCTGTCCCTGCAGCAGCATGCCGGCCAGCCCGCCGAACCCGTGGTCCGGGTGGGCGACGAGGTGCTCAAGGGCCAACTGCTGGCGGCGGGGCAGGGCACGATTTCGGCACCGGTGCATGCGCCGACTTCGGGTGTCGTGACGGACATTCTGGAGTATCCCGCGCCCCATCCGTCCGCCCTGCCGACGCCGACCCTGCTGCTCGAACCCGACGGGGAGGACCGCTGGATCGAGATACAAGGGGTCGCCGATCCGTTCAGTCTGTCGCCGGAGGAAATCAGCGCCCGCGTCGGTGCGGCCGGTGTGGTGGGCATGGGCGGGGCGGCATTCCCTTCCGCCGTCAAACTGAACCTGGGACGCAAGACCAAGATTCAGACCCTGCTGATCAACGGCGGCGAGTGCGAGCCTTATCTCACCTGCGATGACCGGCTGATGCGCGAGCGCGCGGCGGACATCATCGACGGCATCCTCATCATGCTGCACGGGCTGGAGTGCAACAAGGCCATCGTGGGCATCGAGGACAACAAGCCCGAAGCCTATGCCGCGATGTCGGCCGCGGCGGCGCCGCACGGCGGCAAGGTGGAGGTGCGGCAGGTGCCCTCGCTTTATCCGATGGGCTGGGACAAGCAGCTCATCCGCTATTTCACCGGCAAGGAGGTGCCGGCCGGCGGCCGCTCCGCCGACGTCGGCGTCCTGATGCACAACGTCGCCACGGCCTATGCAGTGCAGCAGGCGGTGCGCCACGGCAGGCCGTTGGTCAGCCGCGTGGTCACGGTCAGCGGTTCGGCGGTGAGCGCGCCGCGCAACGTCGAAGCACCGATCGGCACCCTGCTGGCGGATCTGCTGGCCTTCTGCGGCCATCGTCCGGACGATACCGCGAGCTACGTCATGGGCGGCCCCATGATGGGCGATTCGCTGCCGCACCCCAGGGTGCCTCTGGTCAAGGGCACCTGCGGCATCCTGGCGCTGTCGCCGCAGGAGGTGGCGGCATCCGACGCCAAGGCCTGCATCCGCTGCTCGCGCTGTGTGAGCGCCTGCCCCGCCGGCCTCCTGCCGCTGGAGATGATGACGCGGATCCGGGCCGGACAGTTGGAATCCGCGCTCGGCTACGGCCTGAAGGACTGCATCGGCTGCGGCTCCTGCTCCTATGTCTGTCCGTCGGAAATCCCGTTGGTGCACTATTTCAAGTACGCCAGCGGCGAACTCGTGGCGCGCGAACAGACGAAGCACCGGACCGAGCAGACCAAGCGCCTGGCGGAGGAACGGCAGGCGCGGTTCGATCGTCAGAAACGCGAACAGGCGGCGCTGGCCGCCCAGCGCAAGGCCCAGGCGCAGCAGCGCAAGGCGGAGGAGGCCGCATGAGCCTGTCGATATCGAGCGCGCCCTTCACCCGCTCGGACAGCC encodes the following:
- the iscX gene encoding Fe-S cluster assembly protein IscX, encoding MKWNDTYDIAAALADQHSDVDPRYVRFTDLLAWITALDGFADSADKCNEKILEAIQMAWIDEIS
- a CDS encoding RnfABCDGE type electron transport complex subunit B; this encodes MYILFAIISLTGMGLALGFLLGAAARYLKVEENPLIDEIEAMMPGSQCGQCGYPGCRPAAEALVAGEAPATLCPPGGRALAEQLANKLSIDLDLSEVEDQVPMVARVDESTCIGCARCYKVCPTDALVGAPKQIHAVISDACTACGKCVDVCPTECLRLHPIKVTLRNWRWPSPDTVTAKAA
- the rsxA gene encoding electron transport complex subunit RsxA encodes the protein MNDYLMLLLGTALVNNVVLVKFLGLCPFMGVSRKLDSAIGMGFATTFVLTLTAVASWLIEHFILMPLGIGFLRILSFILVIAAVVQFTEMVVKKTSPVLYQVLGIFLPLITTNCAVLGVALLNIQQEYDFLHSALFGFGSALGFTLVMVIFAGIRERLALMSVPEAFTGPPIAFITAGILSLAFMGFAGLATH
- the rsxC gene encoding electron transport complex subunit RsxC, producing the protein MAAFSFLSFGASGKIRGGVHPEPRKESTSDRPIETAFPLPKRLYLSLQQHAGQPAEPVVRVGDEVLKGQLLAAGQGTISAPVHAPTSGVVTDILEYPAPHPSALPTPTLLLEPDGEDRWIEIQGVADPFSLSPEEISARVGAAGVVGMGGAAFPSAVKLNLGRKTKIQTLLINGGECEPYLTCDDRLMRERAADIIDGILIMLHGLECNKAIVGIEDNKPEAYAAMSAAAAPHGGKVEVRQVPSLYPMGWDKQLIRYFTGKEVPAGGRSADVGVLMHNVATAYAVQQAVRHGRPLVSRVVTVSGSAVSAPRNVEAPIGTLLADLLAFCGHRPDDTASYVMGGPMMGDSLPHPRVPLVKGTCGILALSPQEVAASDAKACIRCSRCVSACPAGLLPLEMMTRIRAGQLESALGYGLKDCIGCGSCSYVCPSEIPLVHYFKYASGELVAREQTKHRTEQTKRLAEERQARFDRQKREQAALAAQRKAQAQQRKAEEAA
- a CDS encoding HPF/RaiA family ribosome-associated protein: MKLSPQITFRNMSPSEAMERNILERVGKLDSFYDGIMSCRVMVEASHRHHHQGNVYHVRIDLTVPGHELAVSRDPGLDHAHEDAYVAIRDAFDAARRQLEDLGRRRRSQVKAHEVQAHGRISRLIPAEDYGIIETPDGREIYFHRHSVVNSDFDRLTIGEPVRFAEEMGDEGPQASSVLVEGKHHLIG
- a CDS encoding phosphoribosyltransferase, which encodes MSDPSMHCELVTWSQVSRLSLRVAEDIRASGYRPDAVVAIARGGYVPARLLCDALGLYDLQSIRIGHYEAGARKTEKARCYSPPPVNVHGLRVLLADDCSDTGDTLQLALEQLRCCKPREVRVAVLHHKKVSLVVPDYYGRRIVSWRWLVYPWALTEDLSGFIAAMEPLPETAEEAIRQLRLRHGIKAPQRAVEYVLALMKQPQAPQGSATRT
- a CDS encoding BCAM0308 family protein, whose product is MTGPGKRLDPAHQPRRDSMFEEHVHDPYRARGKWPEPTVCPECGAVFHQGRWQWGEAARDAERHLCPACQRIRDQVPAGELTLSGSFFGAHRPEILNLVRNTEAAARAEHPLERIMAIEEGEDRTVITFTDTHLAHGVGEALRHAYQGELDSRYTDEDALLRVSWNR
- a CDS encoding Gfo/Idh/MocA family oxidoreductase, with product MPQTMRVAVVGFGRLGRACAEVLALDDHFVPAGFVRRQQTVAVPLPPRFSAWPAVTHVSELGRVDAALVCVPLAQVREVSRELLQRGIPVVECARFEGRELAEHKEEMGRMAALYETPAIVGAGWEPGALSLFRGLFALLTPKGDTETTHRPAGTSLHHSTVARAVPGVKDALCTELHVPGGKQQRYLYVELDEGAGFERVEAALRGDPLFLGEETLVFQVDDVSALEDEGQGILLKRYGTAARTAHQMLLFEARVSELALSAQCMAAAARALPGLKARAYSLFDLPPGALWGRLRAEAERQWL
- a CDS encoding YgjP-like metallopeptidase domain-containing protein; translation: MPVPAVPGGEPRHRPLKTGQTRLQHGEHDQRGGIIWHTQGSGKSLTMVFLVRKMRAEAQLRRFKVIVVTDRKDLQTQLSVTATLTGEVVEVADSTAGVKALARRKGPGLIFATIQKYRDSDTAGDAPLTVDDLPKAKEPKAGYKAGEATSNGAFAKANAFEVLNEDDGILVLVDEAHRTQAGDLHANLLAGLPNCARIGFTGTPIIMAEKDRLQRQVPRKAFVGGEGFLYLGRSHRLKLVDAQDAPLKLAGGRFCLRHDALPGAREHFIRWYSERAKAWLSSRVADYQSRMEVRPAGVKVQDLGYRWGSCGKGDWLYFHWKAILLPARIAEYVVVHEIAHLHEPHHTPAFWRRVERTMPDYAQRKAWLAEHGIDVEGI